A single Carnobacterium inhibens subsp. inhibens DSM 13024 DNA region contains:
- a CDS encoding response regulator transcription factor: MVIIIKLLIVDDEKDIRNLIKLYLSNENYEFVEAENGLDALSLISSDIDLVLLDVMMPKMDGIQTCLNIRDNFNMPILFLTAKIEDTDKLTGFLSGADDYISKPFNPIDLVARVKANIRRYKNYSISQSETTSKILLNEITVDLSSHVVCKNNDVINLTKTEFYILKLLIENRGKVYSLEQIYNTVWKSESVLNSESTVSVHIRNLREKLEDDLSHPKYIKTVWGVGYRVD, from the coding sequence GTGGTAATTATTATCAAACTATTAATAGTAGATGATGAAAAAGATATTAGAAATTTAATTAAGTTATATTTATCGAATGAAAATTATGAGTTTGTAGAAGCAGAAAATGGGTTAGATGCTTTATCATTAATCAGTAGCGATATTGATTTAGTCTTACTTGATGTTATGATGCCAAAAATGGATGGGATTCAAACTTGTTTAAACATTAGAGATAACTTCAATATGCCAATATTATTTTTAACAGCTAAAATTGAAGATACGGATAAATTGACAGGTTTTTTATCTGGTGCTGATGACTATATATCGAAACCGTTTAACCCTATTGATCTAGTTGCTAGAGTTAAAGCAAATATAAGAAGGTACAAAAATTATTCAATTAGTCAATCAGAAACAACAAGTAAAATTTTACTAAATGAAATTACAGTAGATTTATCTTCACATGTTGTTTGCAAAAATAATGATGTAATCAATCTCACTAAAACAGAGTTTTATATTTTAAAGTTACTTATTGAGAATAGAGGTAAAGTCTATAGTTTAGAACAAATATACAATACTGTTTGGAAATCTGAATCTGTTTTAAACTCAGAGAGTACAGTGTCTGTACATATCAGAAATCTTAGAGAAAAGTTAGAAGACGATCTCTCTCATCCAAAATATATTAAGACAGTCTGGGGAGTTGGATATCGTGTGGACTAA
- a CDS encoding hemolysin family protein, with translation MAFVSLDQNKVKEKAATGDKKALNILKLLAHSDNFLATIQVAITLAGFFASASAATSFATRLEPLLSNVPGGQQIATILVTLILSYFTLVFGELYPKQVALQRAESVAGFTAGTILIVQKVTKPFVALLSFSTSLLKKITPIDFTESEEKMTRDEFRAYLVNSQKEGAIDLTEFSMLRGVLSMDTKMAREIMVPRTDVFMIDYEDGNELNIPLLLNCNHSRVPVYEAEKDAIIGILHVKSLLKASRETSLDEIDLKTILNEALYVPETIFMDDLLYNLKRTHNQMAILSDEYGGVVGIVTLEDLLEEIVGDIDDEYDETYNLIEKLTDNRYLVSGSTQLSKFNEYFKTTIQANDVDSIAGYFITQHGNIPRPNEQATIEYGDYRLTVNKVEGTRLLNLYVDHLTDQADSIENKVED, from the coding sequence ATCGCATTTGTATCTTTAGATCAAAACAAAGTAAAAGAGAAAGCTGCCACTGGTGATAAAAAAGCATTAAATATTCTCAAGTTATTAGCTCACTCAGATAATTTTTTAGCCACTATTCAAGTTGCTATAACTTTAGCAGGATTTTTTGCTAGTGCCTCTGCCGCTACCAGTTTTGCTACACGTTTGGAACCACTTCTTAGTAACGTTCCGGGTGGACAACAGATTGCTACAATTCTAGTTACGCTTATTTTATCGTATTTTACACTGGTCTTTGGTGAACTTTACCCGAAACAAGTGGCTTTGCAACGAGCAGAATCCGTAGCTGGTTTCACAGCTGGAACAATTCTTATTGTTCAAAAAGTGACAAAACCCTTTGTAGCCTTGTTATCTTTTTCCACTAGTTTACTTAAAAAGATAACACCCATTGATTTCACTGAAAGTGAAGAAAAAATGACTCGTGATGAATTTCGTGCCTATTTAGTGAATAGCCAAAAGGAAGGTGCAATTGACCTGACGGAGTTTTCAATGCTACGCGGAGTTTTATCAATGGATACTAAAATGGCTAGAGAGATCATGGTTCCTCGTACGGATGTTTTTATGATCGATTATGAAGACGGGAATGAACTAAATATTCCTTTATTATTAAATTGTAACCATTCACGTGTCCCAGTCTATGAGGCTGAAAAAGATGCTATTATCGGTATTTTACACGTAAAAAGTTTATTAAAAGCTTCTAGAGAAACAAGTTTAGATGAAATTGATTTAAAAACCATCTTAAATGAAGCACTCTATGTTCCTGAAACGATCTTCATGGATGATTTGTTGTACAATTTGAAGCGAACACATAATCAAATGGCCATTTTGAGTGATGAATATGGTGGTGTTGTAGGCATTGTTACCTTGGAAGACTTACTTGAAGAAATCGTTGGAGATATAGACGATGAATACGATGAAACCTATAACTTAATCGAAAAGTTAACGGATAACCGCTATTTAGTATCCGGATCGACTCAATTATCAAAATTCAACGAATATTTTAAAACAACGATTCAAGCAAATGATGTGGATTCAATTGCTGGGTATTTTATTACACAACATGGAAATATTCCACGTCCAAATGAGCAAGCTACCATTGAGTATGGCGATTATCGTTTAACTGTAAATAAGGTTGAAGGTACACGTTTATTAAACTTATATGTCGATCATCTAACGGATCAAGCAGACTCCATTGAAAACAAAGTAGAAGACTAA
- a CDS encoding helix-turn-helix transcriptional regulator, with protein sequence MNVINHIRDIRQKKGITQMKMAEDLQVTRQTINAIEKNKYNPSLELALKLIAYFDMPIDEIFILEEDNK encoded by the coding sequence ATGAATGTGATTAACCATATACGAGATATCCGTCAAAAGAAAGGAATAACTCAAATGAAAATGGCTGAGGATCTACAAGTCACACGTCAAACTATAAATGCAATTGAAAAGAATAAGTATAATCCTAGTTTAGAGTTAGCACTAAAATTAATAGCATATTTTGATATGCCAATCGATGAAATATTTATTTTAGAGGAGGATAATAAATGA
- a CDS encoding DUF6442 family protein, whose translation MKKEKILNSYRNEKSDEGNDHINNMSDEIGFFAMAMLIMLITIYKIYMDLPFGDTGAIPLSFLSFHSFNRYKQTKEKDTLVYGIVAGFIGIAFLVWYVIETI comes from the coding sequence ATGAAAAAAGAAAAGATATTAAACAGTTACCGAAATGAAAAGAGCGATGAAGGTAACGACCATATAAATAATATGAGTGATGAGATAGGTTTCTTTGCTATGGCTATGTTAATCATGCTTATAACTATCTATAAAATATATATGGATTTGCCGTTTGGAGATACTGGTGCAATCCCATTATCTTTTTTATCTTTTCATAGCTTTAATCGTTATAAGCAAACGAAAGAAAAAGATACCTTGGTATATGGTATTGTTGCTGGTTTTATTGGAATTGCGTTCTTAGTTTGGTATGTGATCGAAACAATATGA
- a CDS encoding helix-turn-helix transcriptional regulator has product MSKQDNNYSEETDLVLKNHLKDTRRELGISQQQLADMIGVSRNTIGSIERCVFVPTAKLALILCIALDKKFEELFYFD; this is encoded by the coding sequence ATGAGTAAACAAGATAACAATTATTCAGAAGAGACAGATTTAGTACTGAAAAATCATTTAAAGGACACCCGTAGAGAATTAGGGATTTCTCAACAACAACTCGCAGATATGATCGGTGTTTCTAGAAATACGATTGGTTCAATAGAGAGATGTGTGTTTGTTCCTACAGCAAAATTAGCATTGATATTATGTATCGCTTTAGATAAAAAATTTGAAGAGTTGTTCTACTTTGATTAA
- a CDS encoding IS1380 family transposase: MATLHENRLFFNSNVTVSHSGGNLSSDSGLILAKEFMDKFEFSQILRKNIQIQDDRLYHVHENESILEQIILQLIAGYPTDSSANILATDPIFQAVLNKKRLASQASISRFWDRMSTENIVQLQKVNQILIDKACTIRNSNEMIFDLDSTHSDTFGNQEMTDYNAHYQTTGYHPLVAFDGLTGDFLKAELRSGNVYTSKGVAAFTRPLFEHYHSVTPVSTIMVRADSGFAMPDLYELCEEYDSLYTIRLKSNRNLYRIAEQFVTIKEHHDWGKKEVHYYNATYQAKSWVKSRRICIKSTREASELLFRHEFIITNFSKDISPEMVFQTYSKRGTMENYIKEAKNGFYFDKTDSPRFIENHARMIVSLLAYNIVNFMRTLCFTNETKGYQVSTIRLFLFKIAGKMVHSGRRHYLKLSSYHVYQKLFYRILQNIQVLQC; the protein is encoded by the coding sequence ATGGCAACTTTACACGAAAATCGTCTATTTTTCAATTCAAATGTTACAGTATCTCATTCTGGTGGAAATCTGTCCTCAGATTCCGGCTTAATATTAGCAAAAGAATTCATGGACAAATTTGAGTTTAGCCAAATCTTACGTAAAAACATCCAGATTCAAGATGACCGACTGTATCATGTTCATGAAAATGAATCTATTCTGGAACAAATTATCTTGCAGTTGATTGCGGGCTATCCTACAGATTCTTCAGCCAATATATTAGCAACTGATCCTATATTTCAAGCTGTTTTAAACAAAAAGCGGTTGGCTTCACAGGCTTCTATTTCTCGCTTCTGGGATCGGATGTCCACAGAAAATATCGTTCAGCTTCAAAAGGTTAACCAGATTTTGATTGATAAAGCATGTACGATTCGAAATTCGAATGAAATGATTTTCGATTTAGATTCTACCCACAGTGATACCTTTGGAAATCAAGAAATGACCGATTATAATGCGCATTACCAGACAACCGGTTATCATCCGCTAGTTGCCTTTGATGGTCTTACTGGTGACTTTCTTAAAGCAGAACTTCGTTCTGGAAATGTCTACACTTCAAAAGGCGTCGCAGCATTTACTCGTCCTTTATTTGAGCATTATCACTCTGTGACACCAGTAAGCACTATTATGGTACGTGCAGATAGTGGTTTCGCAATGCCCGATTTGTATGAACTTTGTGAAGAGTACGATAGTTTGTATACTATCCGTTTAAAATCCAATCGTAATCTGTACAGAATCGCTGAGCAATTCGTTACCATTAAGGAGCATCACGATTGGGGTAAGAAAGAAGTTCATTACTATAACGCCACTTATCAAGCAAAGTCGTGGGTCAAATCCAGAAGGATTTGCATAAAATCAACCAGAGAAGCTAGTGAATTGCTTTTTAGACATGAATTCATCATTACCAATTTCTCAAAAGACATCTCTCCAGAAATGGTTTTCCAAACGTATTCAAAAAGAGGAACGATGGAAAATTACATTAAGGAAGCAAAAAACGGCTTTTACTTTGACAAAACAGATAGCCCACGTTTTATAGAAAATCATGCTCGTATGATCGTAAGCCTATTGGCTTACAATATCGTAAATTTCATGCGGACATTGTGTTTTACCAATGAAACGAAAGGGTATCAGGTTTCTACTATTCGCTTATTTCTCTTTAAAATTGCTGGAAAGATGGTTCATTCCGGAAGAAGACACTACTTGAAATTAAGTAGTTACCATGTTTACCAAAAGCTATTTTATCGGATTCTACAAAACATTCAAGTACTGCAGTGTTAG
- a CDS encoding YcxB family protein → MNQEEAKEITAKGSLSFAQYMKFILYRQRKTFSIVSIVSLPMFIVLYNGLDIINVHYLSIFDYILVLLSSLIYVLLILLGMFFKFFREYKNDPLIRQEITYILTSNSIRQVTQKVTATYYWNDFITIKEQKDLFLLYLSKTRAMVIPKTFFKNTEDIRQFKQFVKDNKK, encoded by the coding sequence ATGAATCAAGAAGAAGCCAAGGAGATTACAGCAAAAGGTAGTTTATCTTTTGCTCAGTATATGAAATTTATTCTATATCGTCAGAGAAAAACTTTTTCCATTGTAAGTATAGTTAGTTTACCAATGTTTATAGTTCTTTATAATGGCTTAGATATTATAAATGTCCATTATTTATCAATTTTTGATTATATACTAGTCCTATTGAGCTCATTAATTTATGTTCTTTTGATACTGTTAGGCATGTTCTTTAAATTTTTTAGAGAGTATAAAAATGATCCATTAATAAGACAAGAAATTACTTATATCTTAACTAGTAATAGTATTCGCCAAGTAACTCAAAAAGTAACGGCAACTTACTACTGGAACGATTTCATAACGATTAAAGAACAGAAGGATCTCTTTTTATTGTATCTTTCTAAAACTAGAGCAATGGTAATACCTAAAACTTTCTTTAAAAACACTGAAGATATTAGACAATTTAAACAATTTGTAAAAGATAATAAAAAATAA
- a CDS encoding bacteriocin immunity protein yields MGKSKWYSGGNERAKQAANIITDLLDDLKTNLANESLQNVLENYFEELEQKGASIPMILSRMNLDISKAIRNDGVTLSDYQSKKLKELTSISNIRYGY; encoded by the coding sequence ATGGGCAAATCAAAATGGTATTCCGGAGGAAATGAACGAGCAAAACAAGCAGCAAATATTATTACTGATTTATTAGATGATTTAAAAACAAACTTAGCTAACGAGTCGCTACAAAATGTATTAGAGAATTATTTTGAAGAGTTAGAACAAAAGGGCGCTTCTATTCCTATGATTTTAAGTCGTATGAACTTAGATATTTCTAAAGCAATCAGAAATGATGGAGTTACTTTATCAGACTATCAATCTAAAAAACTAAAAGAATTGACTTCCATATCCAATATTAGATATGGCTATTAA
- a CDS encoding DUF975 family protein: protein MRIEPFKQAFQIFTKKYFLGTFFIYIITGFFVSLWTLLLIVPGIIKTIFYSQAYFIYKDHKTLTENGKVSSLDCITESRKMMNGHKWDYFVLQLSFIGWGILSVLSLGIGFLWLNPYVNVTYAAFYNNLTENSRFDESLDDF from the coding sequence ATGCGTATTGAACCATTTAAACAAGCTTTTCAAATATTCACAAAAAAATACTTTTTAGGTACATTTTTTATCTATATTATTACCGGTTTTTTTGTCTCATTATGGACACTTCTTCTTATCGTACCAGGAATTATAAAAACAATATTTTATTCTCAAGCCTATTTTATTTATAAAGATCATAAAACATTAACTGAAAATGGAAAAGTATCTTCTCTCGATTGCATAACAGAAAGTAGAAAAATGATGAATGGGCATAAGTGGGATTACTTTGTATTACAATTAAGTTTTATTGGCTGGGGGATTTTAAGTGTTTTATCTCTAGGAATCGGATTCCTATGGTTAAATCCATATGTAAATGTTACATACGCAGCTTTTTATAACAATCTGACTGAAAATAGTCGTTTTGACGAGTCATTAGATGACTTTTAA
- a CDS encoding YcjF family protein, with amino-acid sequence MKKLFKKRKITGKTVRPKKEEIEDQVEREISDIDLKQSENEFESFFSEVLKGLPKKTSTIVLNAYDKSREQAEKTLAKSKNQFDSIFEEFLEGVDEETRKKCHTTIHAASLTAAIIGCSPIPFSDAFLLVPVQLTMMARLHKIFGQSWSESLGKSLSKELVIVGLGRSAVGNILKFIPAVGTVAGATINATVASAITESLGWVTVKMLNEGEDIFEQAMSFKGQFQGLFKSLQNSNKSVNKK; translated from the coding sequence ATGAAAAAGTTGTTCAAAAAAAGAAAGATCACTGGTAAAACGGTACGTCCGAAAAAAGAAGAAATAGAAGATCAGGTTGAAAGAGAAATTTCAGATATTGATTTGAAGCAAAGCGAAAATGAATTTGAATCATTCTTCTCAGAGGTATTAAAAGGATTACCTAAAAAAACTTCAACCATCGTACTTAATGCTTATGATAAATCAAGAGAGCAAGCGGAAAAAACTCTAGCTAAAAGTAAAAATCAATTTGATAGTATTTTTGAGGAATTTTTGGAAGGCGTAGATGAAGAAACGCGTAAAAAATGTCATACGACCATTCATGCTGCGTCTTTAACAGCAGCCATTATCGGCTGTTCACCTATTCCTTTTTCAGATGCTTTCTTGCTGGTGCCAGTTCAATTAACAATGATGGCTCGGTTGCATAAGATATTTGGGCAATCATGGTCTGAAAGTTTAGGTAAGAGCCTATCTAAGGAATTAGTAATTGTTGGCTTAGGTAGAAGTGCAGTTGGCAATATACTGAAATTTATTCCGGCTGTTGGGACTGTTGCGGGTGCTACAATTAATGCGACTGTTGCTAGTGCAATCACAGAATCTTTAGGTTGGGTAACCGTAAAAATGTTAAATGAAGGGGAAGATATTTTCGAACAAGCTATGTCATTTAAAGGACAGTTTCAAGGACTGTTTAAATCACTTCAAAATTCTAATAAATCAGTGAATAAAAAATAG